One window from the genome of Methylophaga thalassica encodes:
- a CDS encoding class I SAM-dependent methyltransferase, which translates to MTTHYQSVGKQFDPQANEYLTSPVHSQGPDLSFAKLLIEHHRTDIKSAVDIGCGAGHLSYMLAPLVDNVTATDSSSAMLKIVKEQAHSKQFINLEAKQCRAEELAHHFSDIDLVCSRYSAHHWSDFNSAIEHIGNIVRKGGYLLIIDIEGDINKIVDTHLQTIEYLRDPSHVRNRDHTEWREVIENAGFTIEKYKSWSTRLQFDSWVSRMNTPADKVGILKQLQLDANQEVKRALSIEKDASFTLQTGLYWAKNNKPSTNGYK; encoded by the coding sequence ATGACTACACATTACCAAAGCGTAGGAAAGCAATTCGATCCTCAAGCGAATGAATATTTAACAAGCCCAGTGCATAGTCAAGGACCTGATTTATCTTTTGCAAAATTACTTATCGAACATCATCGCACAGACATAAAATCAGCCGTTGATATTGGCTGTGGTGCAGGCCATCTTAGTTACATGCTTGCGCCATTAGTAGATAATGTCACTGCAACAGACTCATCATCTGCAATGCTAAAAATCGTCAAGGAACAGGCTCACTCAAAACAATTTATTAATCTTGAAGCAAAACAATGTCGAGCCGAAGAACTAGCTCACCATTTCTCTGATATTGATCTGGTGTGTAGCCGTTACAGTGCCCATCACTGGTCAGATTTTAATTCTGCGATTGAGCACATAGGAAATATAGTCAGAAAAGGTGGCTATTTGCTTATTATCGATATTGAGGGCGACATAAATAAAATTGTCGACACGCACTTACAAACTATCGAGTATCTACGTGATCCATCACATGTACGAAACCGCGATCATACTGAATGGCGGGAAGTAATTGAAAATGCCGGCTTCACCATTGAAAAATATAAAAGCTGGTCAACCAGGCTACAATTTGACTCATGGGTAAGCAGAATGAACACACCAGCAGATAAAGTGGGCATACTCAAGCAATTACAGTTAGATGCTAACCAGGAAGTAAAGCGAGCATTATCGATAGAGAAAGATGCTAGCTTTACCTTACAAACTGGACTTTACTGGGCAAAAAACAATAAACCATCAACTAACGGTTATAAGTAA
- a CDS encoding lipopolysaccharide kinase InaA family protein encodes MIKEVWSASNTEIATKFLDYFPTLESIFDYQATIISKGTQSEVMRFNIEGTGFYIKRYFRTKGLRSHLGYSRLRMEIRNQKRFLRWGLNAAAVIAYGERYRFSRTLKGALVTLAVNNSSNLEDISRNSPELFKNKAWLSQVIKQVAEMARILHEHRFCHNDLFLRNLLIQQNSDQPKLFLIDCPSGCFWFGTFLSKRKVKDIASLDKHASLYLSRTQRLSFLLYYRQSKRLTKSDKRFIRDVLAYSRRKNG; translated from the coding sequence TTGATTAAAGAAGTCTGGTCTGCGAGTAATACTGAAATCGCGACAAAGTTCTTAGATTATTTCCCAACATTAGAAAGTATATTCGACTATCAAGCGACAATCATTTCTAAGGGAACACAAAGTGAAGTAATGCGATTTAATATAGAGGGTACAGGCTTTTATATTAAACGCTATTTTAGAACCAAGGGTCTTAGAAGTCACTTAGGCTATTCACGTTTGCGGATGGAAATTCGTAATCAAAAGCGTTTCTTAAGATGGGGACTCAATGCTGCAGCTGTGATTGCCTATGGTGAGCGCTATCGCTTTTCACGTACGCTGAAGGGTGCATTAGTTACTTTAGCTGTGAACAACAGTTCTAATCTTGAAGATATTTCCCGTAATTCACCTGAGTTATTTAAAAATAAGGCTTGGCTGAGTCAAGTGATAAAGCAGGTTGCTGAGATGGCACGTATTCTCCATGAGCATCGGTTTTGTCATAACGATTTATTCTTACGAAATTTGCTAATACAGCAGAATAGTGACCAGCCAAAGCTGTTTCTTATTGATTGCCCATCTGGTTGTTTTTGGTTCGGCACTTTTCTTTCAAAACGTAAAGTTAAGGATATTGCTAGTTTGGATAAACATGCATCGCTTTACTTATCCAGAACACAGCGTTTAAGTTTTTTGCTCTATTATCGTCAGAGTAAACGTCTTACAAAAAGTGATAAACGATTCATTAGAGATGTGTTGGCATATTCTCGACGAAAAAATGGATAA
- a CDS encoding cupin domain-containing protein has protein sequence MINKPIIQHYDPDKEYFFIEGCYINELSNHASDPDVSIARARVRPGVTTQWHHLNQTTERYVILAGQGIVEIGEELSQVVSTGDVVIIPPLTRQRISNNGENDLIFLAICSPRFTESNYTELS, from the coding sequence ATGATCAATAAACCAATAATCCAGCACTATGATCCTGATAAAGAGTATTTCTTTATTGAGGGATGTTATATAAATGAGTTATCTAATCATGCATCAGATCCGGATGTGTCAATTGCTCGAGCCAGAGTCAGGCCTGGAGTCACAACACAATGGCATCATTTAAACCAAACAACTGAGCGTTATGTAATTCTCGCAGGTCAGGGTATCGTTGAAATAGGCGAAGAGCTATCACAAGTTGTATCAACTGGTGATGTAGTTATTATTCCCCCTTTAACACGGCAGCGTATCAGTAATAACGGTGAAAACGATCTGATATTTTTAGCTATCTGCTCACCACGGTTTACTGAATCAAACTATACTGAGCTGAGCTAG